The region CTCAAGCACCCGGATCTACCGGGGCGAGATCGACCGCTACGGCCGCCTGATCAGATGATGTAGTTTGTGATATCGTCCTTGATCAGCCAGTCGCAGTAGAGGCAGTGCAGCCCCTTCGGGAGCACCTCGAACGTGCTCTCCACCGGCTCGTTCGTGTTCGTGATGCACCCGGGGTTCGGGCACCTGACCACGCCCTTGAGAACCTTCGGGATCTCGACGCCCTTCTTCTCCACCACCAGGTAGTCCCGGATGATGTTGATCTTTGCCTGCGGCGCGATCAGGGCGATCCGGTCGACCTCCTCTTTCCGGAGTTCTCGGTTCTCGATCTTGACGATATCCTTCTTCCCGAGCCGCTTGCTCTCGACGTTCGTTGCGATGCTCAGGCATTCCCGTGTCGACCCGGTGATGCCGAGGATCTTGAGGACGTTGAGCGCCTCGCCTGCCTTGATATGGTCGATGACGGTGCCGTTCCTGATAGGACTGACAAGCAGCCCCCGTGACGGGTCTTTCCGGCTCATTTCATCACCTCATGGAGGAGTGCCATCCTGACGGGCACGCCGTTTCTTGCCTGCTCAAAGTAGCGCGCATACGGTGTGCGGTCAACCGCCGGGTCGATCTCCCCTGCGCGCGGGAGAGGATGGAGGATCATCAGGTGGTCCTTCACGCCGGCGAGATGGTCGGGCGTTATCCGGTAACTGGACGCGACGTTGTAGTACGACGCCGAGTCGGGGAACCGTTCGCGCTGGATCCTCGTGACGTAGAGGACGTCGAGGTCCCGGACCACCTCCTGCACATCCTCATGCTCGATCACCTCCATGCCGCGCTCCCGGAGTTCGAGGGTGATGTTTGCCGGCATCTCGAGCCCTCCCGGCGCGATCGTGTGGAGCGTGACGCCGTAGA is a window of Methanoculleus sp. 7T DNA encoding:
- the pyrI gene encoding aspartate carbamoyltransferase regulatory subunit, whose product is MSRKDPSRGLLVSPIRNGTVIDHIKAGEALNVLKILGITGSTRECLSIATNVESKRLGKKDIVKIENRELRKEEVDRIALIAPQAKINIIRDYLVVEKKGVEIPKVLKGVVRCPNPGCITNTNEPVESTFEVLPKGLHCLYCDWLIKDDITNYII